In Candidatus Mycalebacterium zealandia, one DNA window encodes the following:
- the mnmA gene encoding tRNA 2-thiouridine(34) synthase MnmA — protein MKKRIVVAMSGGVDSSTVAAMLKNDGHEVIGITMQLWDYGESSGGCCSADEVRDARNVARQIGIPHYVANYMEPFKKTVVADFVGKYKSGQTPVPCTLCNQFMKFDLLLRRTKELGADALATGHYARVLDEKGGKALFKGFDDRKDQTYFLFTLKQKELDNLMFPLGESTKPEVREKAREFGLQVAEKPESMGVCFLTGGDYRNFLSKQIGDDAPPEGEMIDTRGGKVGNHKGIHSYTVGQRKGLKIATSGPEDDPTYVIKIDERNNKIVVGNESGLYNPGLVAEGLSWVREVPENKIEVQAKIRHGHSERKAMVEIRADGKAVVSFAEPQRAVTPGQAVVFYNNGEVLGGGWIKQALPA, from the coding sequence ATGAAAAAAAGAATTGTTGTCGCGATGAGCGGTGGAGTGGACTCCTCAACTGTTGCCGCGATGCTCAAAAATGATGGGCACGAGGTGATTGGAATCACAATGCAGTTATGGGATTACGGCGAGTCGTCGGGGGGCTGCTGTTCCGCTGACGAGGTCCGGGACGCGAGAAATGTGGCGCGCCAAATCGGCATTCCGCACTATGTCGCAAACTACATGGAGCCGTTCAAAAAAACGGTGGTCGCCGATTTTGTCGGCAAATATAAATCGGGACAAACTCCCGTTCCGTGCACTCTGTGCAACCAGTTTATGAAGTTTGACCTTCTGCTCAGGCGCACGAAAGAGCTTGGCGCGGACGCTCTGGCAACCGGACATTACGCGCGGGTGCTGGATGAAAAAGGCGGAAAGGCGCTGTTCAAGGGCTTTGACGACCGCAAAGACCAGACCTATTTCCTTTTCACCCTCAAGCAGAAAGAACTGGACAACCTGATGTTCCCGCTCGGAGAAAGCACAAAACCCGAAGTCAGAGAAAAGGCGCGGGAGTTCGGTCTTCAAGTCGCCGAGAAACCTGAAAGCATGGGCGTGTGTTTTCTCACGGGCGGCGATTACAGAAATTTCCTTTCCAAACAAATAGGAGATGACGCTCCGCCCGAAGGCGAAATGATAGACACTCGCGGCGGAAAAGTCGGAAATCACAAGGGAATTCATTCCTACACGGTCGGGCAGAGAAAGGGCCTGAAAATTGCAACTTCGGGACCCGAAGATGACCCGACTTATGTAATCAAAATTGATGAGCGCAACAACAAAATTGTCGTTGGCAATGAAAGCGGACTTTACAATCCGGGTCTTGTGGCGGAGGGGCTTTCGTGGGTTCGGGAAGTGCCGGAAAACAAAATTGAAGTTCAGGCAAAAATAAGACACGGGCATTCCGAGAGAAAAGCGATGGTTGAAATCCGGGCGGACGGCAAAGCCGTTGTCTCTTTCGCGGAGCCGCAGAGAGCCGTTACTCCCGGGCAGGCCGTTGTCTTCTACAATAACGGCGAAGTGCTCGGAGGCGGCTGGATAAAACAGGCTCTTCCCGCGTAA
- a CDS encoding glutamate racemase, with amino-acid sequence MSSSRSIGIFDSGIGGLTVVREMAKILPREKIIYLGDTARLPYGTKSRETVVKYSRKNAGFLVSKGVKFVIAACNTASAYSMEVLSDKLSVPVLGVIEPGAKKAASVTKNSRVGVIATPSTIRSGAYSRALESENPSLEVVSQSCPLFVPLAEEGFHEGEIAKSIALKYLNPLKKHGVDTIILGCTHYPLLKKTISEVMGEKVALVDSAEETAGEAMAVLKQNGLLETSGNGSREFYLTDGSESFTQIAGRFLGEEPQTIGIVDLP; translated from the coding sequence ATGTCATCTTCCCGCTCAATTGGAATTTTTGATTCAGGCATTGGAGGACTTACGGTTGTCCGCGAAATGGCAAAGATTCTGCCGCGTGAAAAAATCATTTATCTTGGCGACACCGCGCGGCTTCCATACGGAACAAAATCCCGCGAAACAGTTGTTAAATACTCGCGTAAAAACGCGGGGTTTCTTGTTTCAAAAGGCGTGAAATTTGTAATTGCCGCCTGCAACACAGCTTCGGCGTATTCAATGGAGGTTCTTTCGGACAAGTTGTCCGTTCCGGTTCTCGGCGTGATTGAGCCCGGAGCGAAAAAAGCGGCTTCCGTAACAAAAAACTCCAGGGTTGGCGTTATAGCAACACCGTCCACAATCAGAAGTGGAGCGTATTCGCGCGCCCTTGAGTCCGAAAATCCATCGTTAGAGGTCGTTTCTCAGTCCTGCCCGCTGTTTGTTCCCCTTGCGGAAGAGGGTTTTCACGAAGGAGAAATTGCTAAAAGTATTGCTCTTAAATACCTTAATCCATTGAAAAAACACGGCGTTGATACAATAATTCTCGGCTGCACGCACTACCCTCTTCTGAAAAAGACAATTTCGGAGGTTATGGGAGAAAAAGTAGCTCTTGTTGATTCAGCCGAAGAAACCGCCGGAGAAGCGATGGCGGTTTTGAAGCAAAACGGGCTTTTGGAAACAAGCGGCAACGGTTCGCGGGAGTTTTATCTTACGGATGGCTCGGAAAGTTTTACTCAAATCGCCGGGCGGTTTTTGGGAGAGGAACCGCAGACAATCGGTATTGTGGATTTGCCCTAA
- a CDS encoding electron transfer flavoprotein subunit alpha/FixB family protein, giving the protein MANEIWVVADQKLDGSIRKVTFEALSEARRGLVPKLDGAVLCGVVMADSVSSQSGEMAKFGAQKIYTAQNEHLKEFNPDSYSKTLSELIKKHSPAIVLVGHSSFSEDYIPRVAANTGSGLAMEVVSVDFADGALVINRYSHSSRAISTQTFHGSDTMIATVRPNSFKEEEAPTQGETVQENVEITPDDLKIKLVEMKTKESDRPELTEAEKVVSGGRGLGSEENFKHIYDLADMLGAAAGATRAAVDAGYCPYDMQVGQTGKAVSPNLYIAVAISGSVQHFSGMGSSKVIVSINKDPEAPIFAKSDYGICGDLFDVLPPLTEELKKALAD; this is encoded by the coding sequence ATGGCAAATGAGATATGGGTCGTAGCAGACCAGAAACTGGACGGTTCAATAAGAAAAGTAACTTTTGAAGCGCTCTCCGAAGCGCGGCGCGGGCTCGTGCCGAAACTTGACGGAGCGGTTCTGTGCGGTGTTGTGATGGCGGACTCTGTTTCCTCGCAGTCCGGGGAAATGGCAAAGTTCGGAGCGCAGAAAATCTACACGGCGCAAAACGAGCACCTGAAAGAGTTTAATCCCGACAGCTATTCAAAAACGCTTTCCGAACTCATCAAAAAACATTCGCCCGCAATTGTGCTCGTCGGGCACAGCTCTTTTTCCGAAGACTACATTCCCCGCGTGGCGGCAAACACGGGTTCGGGGCTTGCCATGGAAGTTGTCAGCGTTGATTTCGCAGACGGCGCGCTTGTCATAAACCGTTACTCGCATTCAAGCCGCGCGATTTCCACTCAAACTTTTCACGGAAGCGACACTATGATAGCGACAGTGCGCCCGAACTCATTCAAAGAGGAAGAGGCTCCCACTCAGGGTGAAACCGTGCAGGAAAATGTGGAAATCACTCCGGACGACCTCAAAATCAAACTTGTGGAAATGAAAACAAAAGAGTCCGACAGACCCGAACTCACGGAAGCGGAAAAGGTTGTTTCCGGGGGCAGGGGGCTAGGTAGCGAGGAAAATTTCAAACACATATACGACCTCGCCGACATGCTTGGCGCGGCGGCGGGAGCTACACGCGCCGCGGTGGATGCGGGATATTGCCCTTACGACATGCAGGTCGGACAGACCGGAAAAGCGGTTTCACCCAACCTTTACATAGCGGTTGCCATATCGGGCTCCGTTCAGCATTTTTCGGGAATGGGATCTTCAAAAGTAATTGTTTCAATTAACAAAGATCCCGAAGCGCCGATTTTCGCTAAGTCCGATTACGGAATATGCGGAGACCTTTTTGATGTTCTGCCGCCGCTCACCGAAGAGTTGAAAAAAGCGCTTGCCGACTAA
- a CDS encoding electron transfer flavoprotein subunit beta, which produces MKVAVFITQTQDTEAKIKVSASGDSIDSEGIKWIMNPYDEFAVEEAIQTVEKHGGEAVIVSVGPARAIDAIRQGLAMGAASAVHIKDDGFEDTDPYTIAKVAAGEIKKIGDIDLIFTGMKVIDEESAQVGIQIAEELGIPHAALVSKVVEIKPDEKKMICQKEVDGGSATVEVPLPALVTCPDAMNEPRYASLPGIMKAKKKPVQEVSLDDIDFTALGIERESVGKNGSRVKTIKIEVPQVERRLKIIKGSDETTVKNDEIAQSAQEIVKLLREEAKVI; this is translated from the coding sequence ATGAAAGTTGCGGTTTTTATAACTCAAACACAGGACACCGAAGCCAAAATCAAGGTGAGCGCGTCCGGCGATTCAATAGACTCGGAAGGGATTAAATGGATAATGAACCCTTACGACGAGTTTGCCGTTGAAGAAGCAATTCAAACGGTTGAGAAGCACGGGGGCGAAGCGGTAATCGTGTCGGTCGGTCCCGCGAGGGCGATTGATGCAATCAGGCAGGGGCTTGCCATGGGAGCGGCTTCAGCCGTTCATATCAAGGACGATGGTTTTGAGGACACTGACCCTTACACAATAGCCAAAGTCGCGGCGGGCGAGATTAAAAAAATTGGAGACATTGACCTGATTTTTACCGGAATGAAAGTGATTGACGAAGAATCAGCGCAAGTCGGAATACAGATAGCGGAGGAACTCGGAATTCCGCACGCGGCTCTTGTGAGCAAAGTTGTGGAGATAAAACCCGACGAGAAAAAAATGATTTGCCAGAAAGAGGTTGACGGGGGAAGTGCGACTGTTGAAGTTCCGTTGCCGGCTCTCGTAACCTGCCCGGACGCGATGAACGAACCGCGCTACGCGTCTTTGCCGGGAATAATGAAGGCGAAGAAAAAACCCGTTCAGGAAGTCTCGCTTGATGACATTGATTTCACCGCGCTCGGAATAGAGCGTGAGAGTGTTGGCAAAAACGGCTCACGGGTTAAAACAATCAAAATTGAAGTTCCGCAAGTTGAGAGAAGACTGAAAATCATCAAAGGATCGGACGAAACAACGGTTAAAAATGACGAAATAGCGCAATCGGCTCAAGAGATAGTAAAACTGCTCAGGGAAGAAGCCAAAGTTATCTGA
- a CDS encoding RpiB/LacA/LacB family sugar-phosphate isomerase: MDIAVGSDKKTHLTDFVLRYLEKRDARVKLFGPLAGAGDEWTDVAESVAREVSNGNCEQGILFCWTGTGVSIAANKVPGIRAALCADFETASGARKWNDANILAVSLRSTSTQVAAEILDGWFSSVPEESEKTNIEKVSLLERKYFKK; this comes from the coding sequence ATGGATATAGCGGTCGGAAGCGACAAGAAGACGCATCTTACGGATTTTGTGCTGCGATATCTGGAGAAACGCGACGCCCGGGTCAAACTTTTCGGACCCCTCGCGGGAGCCGGCGACGAGTGGACGGATGTTGCGGAATCTGTCGCGCGTGAGGTTTCAAACGGCAACTGCGAACAGGGCATACTGTTCTGCTGGACTGGAACCGGAGTTTCAATCGCCGCAAACAAGGTTCCCGGAATACGCGCCGCGCTGTGCGCTGATTTCGAAACCGCGTCCGGCGCAAGAAAGTGGAATGACGCGAATATTCTGGCGGTGAGCTTGCGTAGCACTTCAACGCAAGTTGCCGCGGAAATACTTGACGGCTGGTTCAGTTCAGTTCCGGAAGAGAGTGAAAAGACGAACATAGAAAAGGTTTCGTTGCTTGAGAGGAAGTATTTTAAAAAATGA